A window of Brachybacterium fresconis contains these coding sequences:
- the mshC gene encoding cysteine--1-D-myo-inosityl 2-amino-2-deoxy-alpha-D-glucopyranoside ligase, translating to MHSWTSPSISPLPASGVPLRLHDTRTGRTAPLIPLLPGRARLYVCGITPYDATHLGHAATYHATDLMRRALLDTGLEVEVAQNVTDVDDPLFERAARDGVDWRDLAASQTALFAEDMEQLRIIAPETYRSVSEAMDDIIATVTTLRERGRAYPVTAPDAADAAGVDWYLDLSIDGALGDVSGWDEQQMLEVFAERGGDPEREGKRGTFDPLVWRAERTGEPAWDAGALGRGRPGWHVECVSIAEDALGLPFDVQAGGSDLVFPHHDLGAAHAIGTGRGFAAVYTHSGMVGYEGEKMSKSLGNLVFVHRLVRDGVDPMLIRLVLMAHHYRSDWAWTDQELERAGTRLASYRAAAERGGHHPGTVAALRAALREDLDTPSALTVLDAWAAAPGPRPGGEDDGPGDVASATDALFGLTLRG from the coding sequence GTGCATTCCTGGACCTCCCCGTCGATCTCGCCCCTTCCCGCCTCCGGTGTGCCGCTGCGGCTGCACGACACCCGGACCGGTCGTACGGCGCCGCTGATCCCGCTGCTGCCCGGGCGGGCACGGCTGTACGTCTGCGGCATCACCCCCTACGACGCGACGCATCTCGGGCACGCCGCCACATACCACGCCACGGACCTCATGCGCCGCGCCCTGCTCGACACCGGGCTCGAGGTGGAGGTCGCCCAGAACGTGACCGACGTCGACGACCCCCTGTTCGAGCGCGCCGCCCGCGACGGCGTCGACTGGCGAGATCTCGCCGCCTCCCAGACGGCCCTGTTCGCCGAGGACATGGAACAGCTGCGGATCATCGCCCCGGAGACGTACCGGTCGGTGAGCGAGGCGATGGACGACATCATCGCCACCGTGACCACCCTGCGCGAGCGCGGCCGCGCCTATCCCGTCACGGCTCCCGATGCCGCGGACGCCGCAGGCGTGGACTGGTATCTCGACCTGTCGATCGACGGGGCCCTCGGGGACGTCTCCGGCTGGGACGAGCAGCAGATGCTCGAGGTGTTCGCCGAGCGCGGCGGGGACCCCGAGCGCGAGGGCAAGCGCGGCACCTTCGACCCCCTGGTGTGGCGGGCCGAGCGCACGGGCGAACCCGCGTGGGACGCCGGCGCGCTGGGCCGGGGCCGACCCGGCTGGCACGTGGAGTGCGTCTCCATCGCCGAGGACGCCCTGGGGCTGCCCTTCGACGTGCAGGCCGGCGGCAGCGACCTGGTCTTCCCCCACCACGACCTGGGCGCCGCCCATGCGATCGGGACGGGACGCGGCTTCGCCGCCGTGTACACCCACAGCGGGATGGTGGGCTACGAGGGCGAGAAGATGAGCAAGTCGCTGGGCAACCTCGTCTTCGTCCATCGCCTGGTCCGCGACGGCGTCGACCCGATGCTGATCCGCCTGGTGCTCATGGCCCACCACTACCGCTCAGACTGGGCCTGGACGGATCAGGAGCTCGAGCGCGCCGGCACGCGGCTGGCGTCCTACCGTGCCGCCGCGGAGCGCGGCGGCCACCACCCGGGGACGGTCGCGGCGCTGCGCGCTGCGCTGCGCGAGGATCTCGACACCCCCTCGGCGCTCACGGTCCTCGACGCCTGGGCGGCCGCCCCTGGGCCGCGTCCGGGCGGCGAGGATGACGGACCCGGCGACGTCGCATCCGCGACCGATGCCCTGTTCGGCCTGACGCTGCGCGGCTGA
- a CDS encoding shikimate dehydrogenase: MPVHPVLSPDRFAVVGSPVAHSLSPVLHRTAYAELGIEHASYDRYDVPAGELAAFLTTGPGRDLAGLSVTMPGKPEAFALAAETDTTSRDLGIANTLIRRSDGRWRAENHDVHGIVAALADHGTRAATTGAVLGSGATATSAVAALVELGAEQILLSARSPHKLVALEELAIRAGVRTSRVPWDSSHELLAADVLISALAVDGADAVAEVWVRGADRTVPTQFLDVLYDPWPAPLAAVIADRGGNVADGLEMLAHQAGQQIRSMLSVPSAPVPRMLAAARAELARRAG, from the coding sequence ATGCCCGTGCACCCGGTCCTGTCCCCGGACCGATTCGCGGTCGTCGGCTCGCCCGTGGCCCACTCGCTCTCGCCCGTGCTGCATCGCACCGCCTATGCCGAGCTCGGCATCGAGCATGCGAGCTACGACCGCTACGACGTGCCCGCCGGCGAGCTCGCCGCCTTCCTGACGACGGGGCCGGGGCGCGACCTGGCGGGGCTGAGCGTGACCATGCCCGGCAAGCCGGAGGCCTTCGCCCTGGCCGCCGAGACGGATACGACGTCCCGGGACCTGGGGATCGCCAACACCCTGATCCGTCGGTCCGACGGCCGCTGGCGCGCCGAGAACCACGACGTCCACGGGATCGTGGCCGCCCTGGCCGATCACGGCACCCGCGCCGCCACCACCGGCGCCGTCCTCGGCTCCGGAGCGACCGCCACCAGCGCCGTCGCCGCCCTGGTCGAGCTCGGAGCCGAGCAGATCCTGCTCTCGGCCCGCAGCCCCCACAAGCTCGTGGCACTGGAGGAGCTCGCGATCCGAGCCGGGGTGCGCACCTCCCGGGTGCCCTGGGACTCCAGCCACGAGCTGCTGGCGGCCGACGTCCTGATCAGCGCACTGGCCGTGGACGGCGCCGACGCGGTGGCCGAGGTCTGGGTGCGGGGAGCGGACCGGACGGTCCCCACCCAGTTCCTGGACGTGCTCTACGACCCGTGGCCGGCCCCGCTGGCCGCCGTCATCGCCGACCGCGGCGGCAACGTCGCCGACGGGCTCGAGATGCTCGCCCACCAGGCCGGCCAGCAGATCCGCTCGATGCTGTCCGTCCCCTCCGCCCCGGTTCCCCGGATGCTCGCGGCCGCCCGGGCCGAGCTCGCTCGCCGCGCCGGGTGA
- a CDS encoding PAC2 family protein, with amino-acid sequence MSRIAITAFSGWNDAGEAASGVIEHLLQVWPSRPVGAVDAEDFIDFQVNRPEIRTSEEGLRVIDWPDTELRIVQPPRGPEIVTVLGPEPSLHWKRFCDEVLEQLQALDVSSVISLGALLADSPHSRPLPVSAEVEPGRAEPVDGSELYTGPIGVPTILARRTASAGMRTTSTWVQVPHYVSQNASPKAVLGLLREVQSLVSAPIPLSELVEDAEAWERGVDELARTDEDVAEYVRRLERAQDAAELPEASGDAIAEEFEQFLRRRRESE; translated from the coding sequence ATGAGTCGAATCGCCATCACCGCGTTCAGCGGGTGGAACGACGCGGGAGAGGCCGCCAGCGGGGTGATCGAGCATCTGCTGCAGGTGTGGCCCTCGCGGCCCGTCGGAGCCGTCGATGCCGAGGATTTCATCGATTTCCAGGTCAACCGCCCCGAGATCCGCACCTCCGAGGAGGGCCTGCGGGTCATCGACTGGCCGGACACCGAGCTGCGGATCGTCCAGCCGCCGCGCGGTCCCGAGATCGTCACCGTCCTGGGCCCGGAGCCCTCGCTGCACTGGAAGCGCTTCTGCGACGAGGTGCTCGAGCAGCTGCAGGCGCTGGACGTGAGCTCGGTCATCTCCCTGGGGGCGCTGCTGGCCGATTCCCCGCACTCCCGTCCGCTGCCCGTCTCCGCCGAGGTCGAACCGGGTCGCGCCGAGCCGGTGGACGGCAGCGAGCTGTACACGGGGCCGATCGGGGTGCCGACGATCCTCGCCCGCCGCACCGCGAGCGCCGGGATGCGGACCACCAGCACGTGGGTGCAGGTCCCCCATTACGTGTCCCAGAACGCCTCGCCGAAGGCGGTGCTGGGTCTGCTGCGGGAGGTGCAGTCGCTGGTCAGCGCGCCGATCCCGCTGTCCGAGCTGGTCGAGGACGCCGAGGCCTGGGAACGGGGGGTCGACGAACTGGCCCGCACCGACGAGGATGTCGCCGAGTACGTGCGGCGCCTGGAGCGCGCCCAGGACGCGGCGGAGCTGCCGGAGGCCAGCGGCGACGCGATCGCCGAGGAGTTCGAGCAGTTCCTGCGGCGACGACGCGAATCGGAGTGA
- a CDS encoding undecaprenyl-diphosphate phosphatase, translated as MSFIEAVVLGLVQALTEFLPVSSSAHVRVVGELMNPGQDPGAAFTAIIQLGTETAVLIYFWQDITRIIGKWFKALAGKVPHSDPDVRMGWLVIIGSIPIGVLGLLFEEQIDHGLRNLYLTATTLIVFGLLLGLADRIAPQRKELTELSVRDGILFGLAQALALIPGVSRSGGTITAGLLMGYSRKAAARYAFLLAVPAVFASGLYKAAQEVPALLSADGRAAAAAAGEPSLLAIIVATVVAFGVGFAVIVWFMRIIENHSYLMFVVYRVVAGLVLLGLLWFGVVDPLAGS; from the coding sequence ATGTCGTTCATCGAGGCGGTCGTCCTGGGTCTCGTCCAGGCTCTGACCGAGTTCCTCCCCGTCTCCTCGAGCGCCCACGTGCGCGTGGTGGGCGAGCTGATGAATCCCGGGCAGGACCCGGGCGCCGCCTTCACGGCCATCATCCAGCTGGGCACCGAGACGGCGGTGCTGATCTACTTCTGGCAGGACATCACCCGCATCATCGGGAAGTGGTTCAAGGCGCTGGCCGGGAAGGTCCCGCATTCCGATCCCGACGTGCGGATGGGCTGGCTGGTGATCATCGGCTCGATCCCGATCGGGGTGCTCGGGCTGCTGTTCGAGGAACAGATCGACCACGGCCTGCGCAATCTCTACCTCACCGCCACGACGCTGATCGTCTTCGGCCTCCTGCTGGGCCTGGCCGACCGCATCGCCCCTCAGCGCAAGGAGCTCACCGAGCTCAGCGTCCGCGACGGCATCCTGTTCGGCCTCGCCCAGGCGCTGGCCCTGATCCCGGGCGTCTCCCGCTCCGGCGGCACCATCACCGCGGGCCTGCTCATGGGCTACTCGCGCAAGGCCGCAGCGCGCTATGCCTTCCTGCTGGCCGTGCCCGCCGTGTTCGCCTCCGGGCTGTACAAGGCGGCCCAGGAGGTCCCGGCCCTGCTGAGCGCCGACGGGCGCGCCGCCGCGGCGGCGGCCGGGGAACCCTCGCTGCTGGCGATCATCGTCGCGACCGTCGTGGCCTTCGGCGTCGGCTTCGCGGTGATCGTGTGGTTCATGCGCATCATCGAGAACCACTCCTACCTGATGTTCGTGGTGTATCGCGTGGTCGCCGGACTGGTGCTGCTGGGCCTGCTCTGGTTCGGCGTCGTCGACCCGCTGGCGGGGTCCTGA
- a CDS encoding DNA primase, whose product MNTDPRSALAALIAALERHYEAASASRGDDDPALDAATEQLTTAFDTYDDALFDAYDIATPLIVFDGEDDDDDDEDDFDDLDDFEDDEDDYDSDDDDDDDDDDDEYGGDDGR is encoded by the coding sequence ATGAACACGGATCCTCGCTCCGCTCTCGCTGCGCTGATCGCTGCCCTCGAACGTCACTATGAGGCGGCCTCCGCCTCCCGCGGTGACGACGATCCCGCCCTGGATGCCGCCACCGAGCAGCTCACCACGGCCTTCGACACCTACGACGACGCACTCTTCGACGCGTACGACATCGCCACGCCCCTCATCGTCTTCGACGGTGAGGACGACGACGATGACGATGAGGACGACTTCGACGATCTCGACGACTTCGAGGACGACGAGGACGACTACGACTCGGACGATGACGACGATGACGATGACGATGACGACGAGTACGGGGGCGACGACGGGCGCTGA
- a CDS encoding DUF5703 family protein: MPGTHEPLLAQVEHVRDPRRVRDLPLEEGRAAEDYEFQIITVPRSSSVGQVRAALTDEAEYGRWEHARTRRYLGGGRKVWLRRRIIRVQSTLGRPPTV; this comes from the coding sequence TTGCCGGGAACCCATGAGCCCCTTCTCGCCCAGGTCGAGCACGTGCGGGATCCGCGGCGGGTCCGGGACCTGCCTCTGGAGGAGGGTCGCGCCGCCGAGGACTACGAGTTCCAGATCATCACGGTCCCGCGCAGCAGTTCGGTGGGGCAGGTCCGCGCCGCTCTGACCGACGAGGCCGAGTACGGCCGCTGGGAGCACGCCCGCACCCGCCGCTATCTCGGCGGCGGCCGGAAGGTGTGGTTGCGCCGGCGGATCATCCGCGTCCAGTCCACGCTCGGCCGGCCGCCGACGGTCTGA
- the mltG gene encoding endolytic transglycosylase MltG, with translation MSDDDELSFDELADDQSAGSSKHRGRRRAPRRRNGLLRTMLPFVLVVAVVLGLGYGGFQGYRWLTSNVSVEQEATDYPGPGTGEATVEVASGDTGTEIASTLVDEGVIKSTGPFVTVFASTPDASGIEPGVYRLQKKMASADALEALMDPSNLAGHRVIIPEGLRLTQIWPLLSEASGIPVEDFEEAAKDYTSYGIPKNSAKSLEGYLWPGRYDIPEGATAEEVIQMMWDRMEKQLTDRGIPEDQWHQTLTIASLAELEVRESEDYGKVIRTIHNRLEGAGAADGTPMPLQFDSTIHYITGKEASVGTTDEERHTKSPYNTYLNTGLPPGPIASPGGATLDATLDPPKGGWLYFVTVNTDTGETKFASTWAEHEQNVAEWQAWAQEKG, from the coding sequence ATGAGCGACGACGATGAACTGTCCTTCGACGAACTGGCGGACGACCAGTCCGCGGGTTCCTCGAAGCACCGCGGTCGTCGTCGAGCGCCCCGCAGGCGCAACGGCCTCCTGCGCACCATGCTCCCCTTCGTGCTGGTCGTCGCCGTGGTCCTCGGACTCGGCTACGGCGGGTTCCAGGGGTACCGCTGGCTGACCTCCAACGTCAGCGTCGAGCAGGAGGCCACGGACTACCCGGGCCCCGGCACGGGAGAGGCCACCGTGGAGGTCGCCTCGGGCGATACCGGGACCGAGATCGCGTCCACCCTGGTCGACGAGGGCGTCATCAAGTCGACCGGGCCGTTCGTGACCGTCTTCGCCAGCACGCCGGACGCCTCCGGCATCGAGCCCGGCGTGTACCGGCTGCAGAAGAAGATGGCCTCCGCCGACGCGCTCGAGGCCCTGATGGACCCCTCGAACCTCGCCGGTCACCGGGTGATCATCCCCGAGGGACTTCGCCTGACCCAGATCTGGCCGCTGCTGTCCGAGGCCAGCGGGATCCCCGTCGAGGACTTCGAGGAGGCGGCGAAGGACTACACGTCCTACGGCATCCCGAAGAACTCCGCGAAGAGCCTCGAGGGCTATCTCTGGCCCGGTCGCTACGACATCCCCGAAGGGGCCACCGCCGAGGAGGTCATCCAGATGATGTGGGACCGGATGGAGAAGCAGCTGACCGACCGGGGCATCCCCGAGGACCAGTGGCACCAGACGCTCACCATCGCGTCCCTGGCCGAGCTGGAGGTCCGCGAGAGCGAGGACTACGGCAAGGTCATCCGCACCATCCACAACCGGCTCGAGGGGGCCGGGGCGGCCGACGGCACCCCGATGCCGCTGCAGTTCGACTCGACGATCCACTACATCACCGGCAAGGAGGCCAGCGTCGGGACCACCGACGAGGAGCGGCACACGAAGAGCCCGTACAACACCTACCTCAACACGGGACTGCCGCCGGGCCCGATCGCCTCTCCGGGCGGTGCCACCCTGGACGCGACCCTCGACCCGCCGAAGGGAGGCTGGCTCTACTTCGTCACCGTCAACACCGATACCGGCGAGACGAAGTTCGCCTCCACCTGGGCGGAGCACGAGCAGAACGTCGCGGAATGGCAGGCTTGGGCGCAGGAGAAGGGCTGA
- a CDS encoding TrmH family RNA methyltransferase: MSGPRPPARPALPRRLQRRNALFQQWQALLTNRTKRTRSGEMLIQGVRPITQAIAHDVEIRAVLSDGRERSSRWAAELLDDPPAPVVELPGELMAELGERDDGAPELLALAAVPADDLARLSPSPPGIVVVFDRPAGPGNIGSLARTVDALGGDGLVVTGHGADPWDPAAIRASTGSIFAVPVLRAPSHQEVMDWIARRRETGEPWTVLGLDEAGGFELADADLTGPVVLVVGNETTGMSSRWQEACDRVAEIPMGGSASSLNASVAGSIALYEARRQRGRVRG, from the coding sequence ATGAGCGGCCCCCGACCCCCGGCGCGCCCCGCCCTGCCGCGCCGGCTCCAGCGCCGCAACGCGCTCTTCCAGCAGTGGCAGGCCCTGCTGACCAACCGCACCAAGCGCACCCGCAGCGGCGAGATGCTCATCCAAGGGGTCCGACCCATCACGCAGGCCATCGCGCACGACGTGGAGATCCGCGCTGTGCTGAGCGACGGGCGCGAGCGCTCCTCGCGGTGGGCGGCCGAGCTGCTGGACGACCCTCCGGCACCGGTCGTGGAGCTCCCCGGCGAACTGATGGCGGAGCTGGGGGAGCGGGACGACGGCGCCCCGGAGCTGCTGGCTCTGGCCGCCGTCCCCGCCGACGACCTCGCCCGGCTGTCCCCGTCGCCGCCCGGGATCGTGGTGGTCTTCGACCGGCCCGCGGGCCCGGGCAACATCGGCTCGCTGGCCCGGACCGTCGACGCCCTCGGCGGGGACGGCCTCGTGGTCACCGGGCACGGCGCGGACCCCTGGGATCCCGCGGCGATCCGGGCGAGCACCGGTTCGATCTTCGCCGTCCCCGTCCTGCGCGCCCCCTCCCATCAGGAGGTCATGGACTGGATCGCCCGGCGCCGCGAGACGGGGGAGCCGTGGACCGTCCTCGGCCTGGACGAAGCCGGCGGCTTCGAACTGGCCGATGCGGATCTCACCGGTCCCGTGGTGCTCGTGGTCGGCAACGAGACCACCGGGATGAGCTCCCGCTGGCAGGAGGCGTGCGACCGTGTCGCGGAGATCCCGATGGGCGGCAGCGCCTCCTCGCTGAACGCCTCGGTGGCCGGCTCGATCGCCCTGTACGAAGCACGCCGCCAGCGAGGCCGCGTCCGCGGCTGA
- the ruvX gene encoding Holliday junction resolvase RuvX: MSGADGTQDAAGLPRGVRLGVDVGDVRVGLARSDLDGMIATPVETLERETATRRVLAEAIEAEARAIMVGLPRSLNGSEGAAAAKARDFCAELAAMLVRAGEDIEVRLLDERLTTVSAHRALHSSGRKGRRHRQVVDQVAAVMILQQALDIERATGARAGEPVDPAPGPTVANDEESAG, translated from the coding sequence ATGAGCGGAGCCGACGGCACCCAGGACGCCGCCGGCCTGCCGCGCGGGGTCCGGCTCGGCGTCGACGTCGGAGATGTCCGCGTGGGGCTCGCCCGCAGCGACCTCGACGGGATGATCGCCACCCCGGTCGAGACCCTCGAGCGGGAGACCGCGACGCGCCGTGTCCTCGCCGAGGCGATCGAGGCGGAGGCGCGTGCCATCATGGTGGGGCTCCCGCGCTCCCTGAACGGGTCCGAGGGCGCGGCGGCCGCCAAGGCGCGGGACTTCTGCGCCGAGCTCGCCGCGATGCTGGTCCGGGCCGGCGAGGACATCGAGGTCCGACTGCTCGACGAGCGGTTGACCACCGTGTCCGCGCATCGCGCCCTGCATTCCTCGGGCCGCAAGGGACGCAGGCACCGGCAGGTCGTCGACCAGGTCGCCGCCGTCATGATCCTCCAGCAGGCGCTGGACATCGAGCGGGCGACCGGGGCGCGCGCCGGGGAGCCGGTCGATCCCGCCCCCGGGCCGACCGTCGCGAACGATGAGGAGAGCGCCGGATGA
- a CDS encoding tRNA (cytidine(34)-2'-O)-methyltransferase, producing MVHVFLHEPAIAGNTGNAIRLAAVTGARLHLVEPLGFDLEDAKLRRAGLDYHDLADVRIHPDLDQAFAAVPDARVLAFTAHTDKRFDQVEYTPQDVLLFGTEPSGLPEQVLAHPRITSRVRIPMLPARRSLNLANAVSIAVYEAWRQQGYDGAGA from the coding sequence ATGGTCCACGTCTTCCTCCATGAACCAGCGATCGCCGGCAACACGGGCAACGCGATCCGGCTGGCGGCCGTGACCGGTGCTCGCCTCCACCTCGTCGAGCCCCTCGGCTTCGACCTCGAGGACGCGAAGCTGCGCCGCGCGGGCCTGGATTACCACGACCTCGCCGACGTGCGCATCCATCCCGATCTCGACCAGGCCTTCGCCGCGGTCCCCGATGCCCGGGTCCTCGCCTTCACCGCGCACACCGATAAGCGCTTCGACCAGGTCGAGTACACCCCGCAGGACGTTCTGCTGTTCGGCACCGAGCCGAGCGGGCTGCCCGAGCAGGTCCTCGCCCATCCCCGCATCACGTCGCGGGTGCGGATCCCCATGCTCCCGGCGCGCCGCTCGCTGAACCTCGCCAATGCCGTCTCGATCGCGGTCTACGAGGCCTGGCGCCAGCAGGGATACGACGGGGCCGGGGCATGA